One genomic segment of Rhinolophus sinicus isolate RSC01 linkage group LG11, ASM3656204v1, whole genome shotgun sequence includes these proteins:
- the ZNF784 gene encoding zinc finger protein 784, with product MAAARSEAPSPSSAAPEPRSPEPPDLVLVPDDSRPTTPPTDLIEIQVVKVTETTLVPEPPEPGSLHCALCPAAFRLVSELLFHEHGHLARAEGGGQGGDPSRCHVCGHSCPGPASLRAHYSLHTGERPYRCALCPRAFKALAPLLRHQHRHGVEPGTSQRPPEATATRGQRPGVPPERSEVVMAAAMAGAAVGKPFACRFCAKPFRRSSDMRDHERVHTGERPYHCGVCGKGFTQSSVLSGHARIHTGERPFRCALCDRTFNNSSNFRKHQRTHFHGPGPGLTDSGSQLVAGAEGAGSGCGTGNTLEERHGETAMVKVEVDQ from the exons ATGGCCGCCGCGCGTTCGGAGGCCCCGAGTCCGAGCTCAGCGGCCCCCGAGCCGCGATCCCCGGAGCCGCCGGACCTG gtTCTGGTACCTGATGACAGCCGTCCCACTACACCCCCAACTGACCTCATCGAGATCCAGGTGGTGAAGGTGACAGAAACCACATTAGTACCTGAACCCCCGGAGCCAGGTTCCCTTCACTGTGCCTTGTGCCCAGCTGCCTTCCGGCTGGTCTCTGAGCTGCTGTTCCATGAACATGGCCACCTGGCCAGGGCTGAGGGTGGCGGTCAGGGTGGGGACCCAAGTCGGTGTCATGTCTGTGGCCACAGCTGCCCGGGCCCTGCCAGCCTCCGCGCCCACTACAGCCTGCACACGGGAGAGCGCCCCTACCGCTGCGCCCTCTGCCCCCGGGCCTTCAAGGCCCTGGCGCCTCTGCTCCGGCACCAGCATCGGCATGGGGTGGAGCCAGGGACCTCTCAGAGGCCCCCGGAGGCGACGGCGACTCGGGGACAGAGGCCAGGGGTGCCCCCAGAGCGGTCGGAGGTGGTGATGGCAGCAGCAATGGCGGGCGCGGCCGTGGGGAAGCCCTTTGCCTGCAGGTTCTGCGCCAAGCCCTTCCGCCGCTCCTCGGACATGCGCGACCACGAGCGTGTGCACACCGGCGAGCGACCCTACCACTGCGGCGTCTGTGGCAAGGGTTTCACGCAGTCATCGGTGCTGAGTGGCCATGCCCGCATTCACACCGGCGAGCGCCCCTTCCGCTGCGCCCTCTGCGATCGCACTTTCAACAACTCCTCCAACTTCCGCAAGCACCAGCGCACCCACTTCCATGGCCCGGGGCCGGGGCTCACAGACTCTGGAAGCCAGCTGGTGGCAGGGGCAGAAGGGGCAGGGAGTGGGTGTGGGACGGGAAACACTCTGGAAGAGCGGCACGGGGAGACAGCAATGGTGAAGGTGGAGGTCGATCAGTAG